The following nucleotide sequence is from Kineosporia sp. NBRC 101731.
CCGCCGCCGTGCACGACGACCGGCTTGAGGCCGGCCGCGCGCAGGAACACCACGTCCTCGGCGAAGGCTCGCTTCAGGTCGTCGTCGATCATCGCGTTGCCGCCGTACTTGATCACGGCGATCGCGCCCTGGAAGCGCCGCAACCAGGGCAGCGCCTCGACCAGGACGTTCGCCTTCTGCTCGGCGGTCAGGTCCGGTAGGTCCATCACGACGAGTAGGCGCTGTTCTCGTGCACGTACGCGTGGGTGAGGTCGTTCGTCCACACGGTCGCCGTCTCCGGGCCCGACTTCAGGTCGATCGTGACACTCACGGCGCGGCCGCTCAGGTCGATGCCCTCGGCCGACTCGGCGGGAGTGCTCTTACGGCACACCCATACGCCGTTCATCGCGACGTCCAGGTCGGCCGGGTCGAACATGGCCCGGGTGGTGCCGACCGAGGCCAGGATGCGGCCCCAGTTCGGGTCCTTACCGAAGATGGCGGCCTTGAACAGGTTGCTGCGCGCGACCGACCGGCCGACCTCGAGGGCGTCGTCCTCGGTGACGGCGCCCCGCACCTCGATGGCGATCTCGTGGTCGGCGCCCTCGGCGTCGGCGAGCAGCTGCAGCGCCAGGTCACGGCAGACCTCGGTGACCGCGGCGGCGAACTCGATCAGGTCGGGCGTGACCCCGGAGGCACCGGACGACATCAGCACCACGGTGTCGTTGGTGGACTGGCAGCCGTCCGAGTCCAGGCGGTCGAAGGTGACACGGGTGGCGGCACGCAGCGCGGAGTCCAGCGCGGAGGGCTCGACCTGGGCGTCGGTGGTGATGACGACCAGCATGGTGGCCAGGGCCGGCGCGAGCATGCCGGCGCCCTTGGCCATCCCGCCGATGCTCCAGCCGCCCGGCGAGGTGATCGCCGCCTGCTTGGCCACGGTGTCGGTGGTCCGGATCGCCTCGGCCGCCTCGGGGCCACCCTCGGTGCGCAGCTTCGCGGTGGCGTCGGCGACGCCCGCGAGCATCTTCTCCTTCGACAGGCCCAGCCCGATCAGGCCGGTCGAGCACACCAGCACGTCCAGCGGGGACAGGCCGCTGAGCCGGGCGACCTCCTCGGCCGTGGCGTGCGTGACCTGGAAACCCTCGGCGCCGGTGTAGCAGTTGGCCCCGCCGGAGTTCAGCACCACCGAGCGCAGGCGGCCGTCGGCGATCGCCCGCTCGCTCCACAGCACCGGGTTGGCCTTGCAGCGGTTGCTGGTGAAGACGGCAGCGGCCGCATCGTTCGGCCCGTCGTTCAGGACCAGCGCGAGATCGGGGGCGCCGGTGCTCTTCAGCCCGGCCGCAACTCCGGCGGCGCGGAAGCCCTTCGCCGTCGTGACGCTCATCTACGTTCCTTCCAGAGGTTCTTCATTCGGCGTCTTCGGTGACCGTGTAGCCGGCGTGACGCCAGACCGAGGCCGCGACCACGGACTGGGCGGCCGGCACGAGCACCCAGTCGGTGTCGAAGGTGGACACGTTGAGCACCGGGATCCCGGCGTCGGCCAGTGGTTTCAGCAACCGCAGGAGCACGCCGATCTGGGAGAACTCCAGTGCCCCCGCGGCCCGGGTGACCGTGAACGGCCCCTCCACGGGGCCCGGGACCGGTTCGGGGAGGCTGTTGGTCGGGCAGACCACGCTGATCTCGTCGGTCGTGCGCGAGATGCTGA
It contains:
- the argJ gene encoding bifunctional glutamate N-acetyltransferase/amino-acid acetyltransferase ArgJ, which produces MSVTTAKGFRAAGVAAGLKSTGAPDLALVLNDGPNDAAAAVFTSNRCKANPVLWSERAIADGRLRSVVLNSGGANCYTGAEGFQVTHATAEEVARLSGLSPLDVLVCSTGLIGLGLSKEKMLAGVADATAKLRTEGGPEAAEAIRTTDTVAKQAAITSPGGWSIGGMAKGAGMLAPALATMLVVITTDAQVEPSALDSALRAATRVTFDRLDSDGCQSTNDTVVLMSSGASGVTPDLIEFAAAVTEVCRDLALQLLADAEGADHEIAIEVRGAVTEDDALEVGRSVARSNLFKAAIFGKDPNWGRILASVGTTRAMFDPADLDVAMNGVWVCRKSTPAESAEGIDLSGRAVSVTIDLKSGPETATVWTNDLTHAYVHENSAYSS
- a CDS encoding ACT domain-containing protein — translated: MHLIQYRQAMALVRLAPDSPDPTWAVGAPLVSISRTTDEISVVCPTNSLPEPVPGPVEGPFTVTRAAGALEFSQIGVLLRLLKPLADAGIPVLNVSTFDTDWVLVPAAQSVVAASVWRHAGYTVTEDAE